The Arachis duranensis cultivar V14167 chromosome 9, aradu.V14167.gnm2.J7QH, whole genome shotgun sequence genomic sequence TACTCAATAACTAATCTAAATTATTTCTTAACTAGCATTGCTAATGAGGTATTAAATTTGTCCATGTTACAAGGAATGgaaatatataaaagattaaCAATATAACGGTGTATAGATCATAATGACACCCCAAAAAAATTACCCACCGGTCAAGAACTATTTACCACAACAAGATTTTTCATTTCATTAGTGACTTTCTCGCAGAAAAATATCTTTGACGTGTCCCCATGTACAATTAGCAAAGCATACAATTACTtgataattaacaataataaagagGAATCAGAGGGAAAGCAGAAGATCAACTATGCAAGCAGAAGgactaatgaaaaaaatttgtacatatatatattatagtgAGTTATGGAATTAGTGTGAATGTAGGATCGTAATATAAAAATGGGACAAAATAATCCCATGACCTTTTCAGGGCTTTAAGTCTCCCCTATTACATTCTATTAGGAGTTTAACTACACTATTATGCTGCTTATTCCCCGTCAATATTGATGCAGTATATTTTGAACACTATCCTATACTATCTTGGCCCTTTCTATTCCTTACTTGGACCCCTTCATTTCCCtctttatttgttcttttatgtACTCTACTAATAGGTGGTGCAACATGTGAGGTCCTACCAGATTATGTATACACTTTATTTTGGGATTACTAATTACTTAATCCCAACCCTAAGCACTTTCTTGAACatacatataattataattcttAAAACAGTGAGAATGACAATTAAGAATGTAGTTCAAGTTGATTTCTATTTTCTGGATATAAGGGAATTCACCGAAAGGCAATTAAGAAAGTGATCTATtcactaaataaatttttaggtATACTATCACATCAATATTAATAATGTCACCATTGTACAGAAAAGAGATAAATGTCATTGGCTTATGAGTGATATGCATACCAAGGATAaagtgaaaaaagaaattaataattatgtataTAGAGAGAGGCTTATGAAACCTGTAACTGCCTAGAATCGGGTATTCCATGATGTGCACACAATTTTTGGAAATCCACCATAACCAAGGGGTGAGGGATAAGCACCAGCATCAATTATCATCTGATGCActgttttattaatttctttagTTGTAACAGACGGCTgacaatataaacaaaaataacatcaGATATAGAAAGGAAAGGTTTGTACACTACTTTACATAAAGGCATAAGACAGAACGGAAAAAACatatcaaacaaaaataacataacTTGCCActtgaataattaaattaaaatccaaACGAGGTCAACTAAGTCAAGGTACTCTTCACAGATCCAAGGACTAAGTCAATGGTCAACTTGTTTGCATCAAATGAAGCAGCATTTAACAATGCCTTTATTAGTGCCATCACTAAATTGGGTAGGGTTGGTGTCTTAACTAGTAATTAAGGTGAAATTAGGATTGATTGCACCAGGCCCCACTAAACAAATCAAATCTAGTAGTACTTTCCTTTTTGATGTTGTATGTACCTATAAATCCCTCAAAACTCTTGTTATGTCAGAAAATAATCCTAGTCTGTTGTCTGCACACAATTCTAGCCTGACTCCCTGCATTTTAATAATCATGGTTCATTACTTAAGTacctaattaattattagtaattgGTGGAGTTTAATTACCTCACAAAGCCGACATTCTATGGCTGCTTTTAAACAGTTAATTACTCTTTCCTTCTTGCTTGCTGTGTTCAAAGCATATCCGTCTATATGCCTGATGAAATACTCCTGTATAAAAGCAAAttccaaaataattaaattagttaattcaTCATTAAGATCACTGAGTAGAATatcttgtttaaaattttttttgcatatataaATACCTGAAATGCATAGGCTTCATCGGAGATATGAAAAAAGCTCTTACAATCTAAGCAATACACTTCCAGCGTGTTGAACAAGCTCGTAGAGATAAAAAATGGAAACGTCATGCCTGCTCTCGTCTTTGAAGAACAACTCCAACCTCCTAAACTCACTGAACGCTCTCTTATCTaattcaagcacaagcacaacataaataaataaaaaaaagcatgaTTTAAAGGACTAATTGAGTATGAATAGTTTGTAAGGGCAACAGAGAAATTATACACAGTTCATAGTATTTTACAGAAAGGTGTTGAATATAGAGAAAGTGAGAAACACTACTTGTGCTTTCTTACCTTGCCAATTAAAACAGATTTGGCTTTCTTGAAGCTGGAACCAAGCTTTTCATATTCAGGGGCAAGCTTTTTATAGTTCCCACACTTATGGTAATAAAAAAGTGGTATGAGAAACACAGATCAAGAATTAAGACAAAAAATGTGCATCTTATCTTTGCTGGATCGCCATGATGAATCACCCAAAAGAGTGAAAACCTGGcaactatatatataacaaactCAGAACCTTCAGTTGGCACAAAAAAAGTCTCGTTGGTACCCTCACACTCTCTAGTGTCAATTATATAGAGATCTTATCATCTAATAACTTATATTAATGGAATCAAATCAAAGAATATAAAGTTAAACATCTATTAATCTATAAAATCAAAGAGAAAAAGGACAATAACACATTCTATTTGAACTGTATACTGAACTAAACCCTAGATAAGGTAAAAATGAATCAACAAAGGAACCAAAAATGAATTggtgattattttattttattaccaaGAAGCGTAGAACTCAACAAGTGCTCCTTTGTCCTGGCCAACCTCCTTCTCAAAGTTATCTTCGGTGAGCCCAACAACATCGTCTGCAGAGACAAATACAAAGTCGAGAGCAAACACTAATACTCCCAACACTAAACCCCTGCTCCAGATCTGTGTACGCGTCAAAGTGTTAGAGGTGTCCGGGGTTAATTAATGGTCTAATTATTCTGCCTATTTACAAAGATCGAAGCATAAAAGTGGAACCAGATATTGCGAAGCTCAATTTCGTATTCTAATAA encodes the following:
- the LOC107466407 gene encoding uncharacterized protein LOC107466407 translates to MTFPFFISTSLFNTLEVYCLDCKSFFHISDEAYAFQEYFIRHIDGYALNTASKKERVINCLKAAIECRLCEVTREFLEKGIAVCKDGAPFRKIDKRISCQLCCPILGLTSMELMFSPPLMTTPSMYLWWMDG